From a single Streptomyces sp. NBC_01294 genomic region:
- a CDS encoding FG-GAP repeat domain-containing protein, whose protein sequence is MAVGALVTAPSSAAEQHRIPGSASALPAAGPKPESASGPAPRSDRQYPSVVLPGRATEPARVAAAKPRHDVDGDGLSDMIVMEYDQSTGVYLSSISAWSDYAIYKTDPEASFKDLLPVGDVGGTARPELLSLSFDGVLTLYEAGLKSTSAPLWSGGGWQKYNRLIATGDITGDHHPDLLARDHAGDLWLHTGTGTVSKPFDSRVKVGSGWGIYDQIVGASDVDGDGIGDVLTRTLTGELWFHKGSGSATAPLKPRVKVATGWNTYNVISGPDDVDGDGLSDLVARNRDGLQYFHKSIGGGKFAAPTYYGSGWERNKFMVGAGTTQLYGKGQNLMTQTNNTLAKYYALANGDYLSPPTNAGTETPGSRNTYATGLNSHNHASYVQNIGSDLYIRGQKVSTTWNYTLMVGPGDLTGDGKGDLLSRDSAGVLWLHPGDGALYTKLGTRIKVSSGWNAYNALVGAGDYSGDGRPDLLARDTSGRLFLYKGTGTSTAPFAAPEQIATGWNVYDMLVVPGDIDGDSKGDVLARLPNGVMYLYTSTGNAGTATFTARVKFGTGWNIYKNMI, encoded by the coding sequence TTGGCCGTCGGCGCCCTGGTCACCGCCCCGAGCAGCGCAGCCGAGCAGCACCGCATACCCGGCTCCGCCAGCGCCCTGCCCGCGGCCGGCCCGAAACCGGAGTCGGCCTCCGGGCCCGCACCGCGCAGCGACCGCCAGTACCCGAGCGTCGTCCTGCCCGGCCGCGCCACGGAGCCGGCGCGGGTGGCCGCTGCCAAGCCGCGGCACGACGTCGACGGCGACGGGCTCAGCGACATGATCGTGATGGAGTACGACCAGAGCACGGGCGTCTACCTGTCGTCGATCTCGGCCTGGAGCGACTACGCGATCTACAAGACCGACCCCGAGGCCTCGTTCAAGGACCTGCTGCCGGTGGGTGATGTGGGCGGTACGGCCAGGCCCGAGCTGCTCTCCCTCTCCTTCGACGGCGTCCTCACGCTCTACGAGGCCGGCCTGAAGTCCACGTCGGCGCCGCTGTGGTCCGGCGGCGGCTGGCAGAAGTACAACCGCCTCATCGCCACCGGCGACATCACCGGAGACCACCACCCCGACCTGCTGGCCCGCGACCACGCCGGCGACCTGTGGCTCCACACGGGGACCGGAACGGTCAGCAAGCCCTTCGACTCGCGGGTCAAGGTCGGCTCCGGCTGGGGGATCTACGACCAGATCGTCGGCGCCAGCGACGTCGACGGCGACGGCATCGGCGACGTCCTCACCCGCACACTGACCGGCGAGCTGTGGTTCCACAAGGGATCCGGCAGCGCCACCGCCCCGCTCAAGCCCCGCGTCAAGGTCGCCACCGGCTGGAACACGTACAACGTCATCAGCGGGCCGGACGACGTCGACGGCGACGGCCTGAGCGACCTGGTCGCCCGCAACCGTGACGGCTTGCAGTACTTCCACAAGTCGATCGGTGGAGGCAAGTTCGCCGCACCCACGTACTACGGCAGCGGGTGGGAACGCAACAAGTTCATGGTCGGCGCCGGCACCACGCAGCTCTACGGCAAGGGTCAGAACCTCATGACCCAGACCAACAACACCCTGGCCAAGTACTACGCCCTGGCCAACGGCGACTACCTCTCGCCGCCGACCAACGCCGGCACCGAGACGCCCGGGTCCCGCAACACGTACGCCACCGGGCTCAACAGCCACAACCACGCCAGTTACGTGCAGAACATCGGCAGCGACCTGTACATCCGCGGCCAGAAGGTCAGCACGACGTGGAACTACACGCTCATGGTCGGCCCCGGTGACCTCACCGGCGACGGCAAGGGCGACCTGCTCAGCCGCGACTCCGCCGGCGTCCTGTGGCTGCACCCCGGCGACGGGGCCTTGTACACCAAGCTCGGCACACGCATCAAGGTGAGCAGCGGCTGGAACGCCTACAACGCGCTCGTCGGCGCCGGCGACTACTCCGGCGACGGGCGGCCCGACCTGCTCGCCCGGGACACCTCCGGCCGGCTGTTCCTCTACAAGGGCACGGGGACGTCCACCGCGCCATTCGCCGCCCCGGAGCAGATCGCCACCGGCTGGAACGTGTACGACATGCTGGTCGTGCCGGGTGACATCGACGGCGACAGCAAGGGCGACGTGCTCGCCCGCCTCCCGAACGGCGTCATGTACCTGTACACCTCAACGGGCAACGCCGGCACCGCGACCTTCACCGCCCGCGTGAAGTTCGGCACCGGCTGGAACATCTACAAGAACATGATCTGA
- a CDS encoding methyltransferase domain-containing protein, giving the protein MTVIAHQERPSRTELGRCLMESGALSSDWAPAFADVDRAAFLPPVMWPFIPADRQQTAGVLAARAVTVDRRTDPAAWYGYADSDLSVVTQWDDGAHRGTNPGTVPTSSSSQPSVVFRLLAALDADAGMRVLDAGTGTGETAALLAHRCGAANVTTIDVDPAVSAAARERLCTLGLYAEAVTGDALAGHPDRGPYDRLLCTFGVRSIPRAWVEQVRPGGVIVAPYGTHYSSRDAAARLTVHADGTASGPFVTAVEFMKARSHRTVWPDVEKYVKEWPGSTGTAVQPDQLAEAHHAISLAVTHVAHTTHTEPDGAPAAWWYSLTDHSWAAVRWPEGYGPGIVYQHGPRRLWDAVESACGWWEAQGSPVLDRFGLTVGPDGETPWLDAPGNLLPGARWR; this is encoded by the coding sequence ATGACCGTCATCGCACACCAGGAGCGCCCCAGCCGTACCGAGCTGGGGCGCTGCCTCATGGAATCCGGTGCCCTCTCCTCCGACTGGGCGCCCGCCTTCGCCGACGTCGACCGCGCGGCGTTCCTGCCTCCGGTCATGTGGCCGTTCATCCCGGCCGACCGCCAGCAGACGGCCGGCGTCCTTGCTGCCCGCGCGGTGACCGTGGACCGGCGCACGGATCCGGCCGCCTGGTACGGATACGCCGATAGTGACCTGTCCGTGGTCACCCAGTGGGACGACGGCGCCCATCGCGGCACTAATCCGGGCACGGTTCCGACGTCGTCCAGCTCCCAGCCCTCGGTGGTGTTCCGCCTCCTCGCCGCCCTGGATGCCGATGCCGGGATGCGCGTCCTGGACGCGGGCACCGGCACCGGCGAGACCGCCGCCCTTCTGGCGCACCGGTGCGGCGCCGCCAACGTCACCACCATCGACGTGGACCCGGCTGTGTCGGCGGCGGCGCGGGAGCGGCTGTGCACCCTCGGCCTCTACGCCGAGGCGGTCACCGGCGACGCCCTCGCCGGCCACCCCGACCGCGGCCCGTACGACCGGCTGCTGTGCACGTTCGGCGTGCGCAGCATCCCGCGCGCCTGGGTGGAACAGGTCAGGCCCGGCGGCGTCATCGTCGCCCCGTACGGCACGCACTACAGCAGCCGCGACGCCGCCGCCCGCCTCACGGTCCACGCCGACGGCACCGCGTCCGGGCCATTCGTCACCGCGGTGGAGTTCATGAAAGCGCGGTCGCACCGCACGGTTTGGCCGGACGTCGAGAAGTACGTCAAGGAGTGGCCGGGCTCGACCGGCACGGCCGTGCAGCCCGACCAGCTCGCCGAGGCCCACCACGCCATCAGCCTCGCCGTCACCCATGTCGCGCACACCACCCACACCGAACCCGACGGCGCCCCGGCCGCCTGGTGGTACTCCCTCACCGATCACTCGTGGGCGGCGGTGCGGTGGCCGGAGGGGTACGGGCCGGGCATCGTCTACCAGCACGGCCCGCGGCGCCTGTGGGACGCCGTAGAGTCGGCCTGCGGGTGGTGGGAGGCCCAAGGCAGCCCCGTCCTGGACCGCTTCGGCCTTACGGTGGGTCCCGACGGTGAGACACCATGGCTGGACGCCCCCGGGAACCTGCTCCCCGGGGCCCGCTGGCGATAG
- a CDS encoding DinB family protein: MTTSSQNPTPLLRGERGELLHALSEQRELLLITVRGITDAQAAQRTTASDLTLGGIVKHITRGEQVWMQIMVKGDGELPKGMLDMGQYGMADDETLTGLLKQYAAAARTTEQAVADLRDMDRRVPLPSTPWSPPETVYWSARRILLHLIRETAQHAGHADIIRESLDGASTTAQR, from the coding sequence ATGACCACTTCGTCGCAAAACCCGACCCCACTTCTTCGAGGCGAGCGCGGTGAGCTTCTGCATGCGCTCTCGGAGCAGCGGGAGTTGCTGCTGATCACGGTTCGCGGCATCACCGACGCTCAAGCCGCACAGCGCACGACCGCGAGCGACCTCACGCTGGGCGGGATCGTCAAGCACATCACCCGAGGCGAGCAGGTGTGGATGCAGATCATGGTCAAGGGGGACGGAGAGCTGCCGAAGGGCATGCTGGACATGGGGCAGTACGGCATGGCTGACGACGAGACGCTTACCGGGCTGCTGAAACAGTACGCAGCCGCGGCACGGACGACCGAACAGGCTGTGGCCGACCTGCGGGACATGGACCGGCGCGTGCCCCTACCGAGCACTCCGTGGTCTCCGCCGGAGACGGTCTACTGGTCCGCCCGCCGGATCCTGCTCCACCTGATCAGGGAGACCGCCCAGCATGCAGGGCACGCGGACATCATCCGGGAATCACTCGACGGAGCCAGCACCACCGCTCAACGGTGA
- the ku gene encoding non-homologous end joining protein Ku, giving the protein MARPVWTGVLSFGLVSIPVALYTATDSHTIHFHQLQRGTSDRIRNRRVNERTGKEVELEEIVKGYDTGEEYVLVEPEELEEIAPGRSKTIEISGFVDLDTVDPIFFDKTYYLGPKGKEYSKVYGLLEQALEESSRAGIATFVMRGRECLLALKAEKGLLAVHTLHWSDEIRDPHQEIPDLPKTGKASAGELKMAHQLIDALAIDWQPKEYDDVYQEKVAALIEAKQAGETVEKAEPAPKATGAVDLMEALRASVERARSPKDTGEKASTSTTRAKSAGKGSGAAKKRTTSSPGTSRSRSLESLTKAELYEKATKAGIRGRSGMSHDELADALAHAKSS; this is encoded by the coding sequence ATGGCCAGACCCGTCTGGACCGGGGTCCTCTCCTTCGGACTCGTCTCGATACCGGTCGCGCTGTACACCGCGACCGACAGCCACACGATCCACTTCCACCAGCTGCAGCGCGGCACTTCCGACCGGATCCGCAACCGGCGGGTGAACGAGCGCACCGGCAAGGAGGTGGAGCTGGAGGAGATCGTCAAGGGCTACGACACCGGCGAGGAGTACGTGCTCGTCGAGCCGGAGGAGCTCGAGGAGATCGCTCCGGGGCGGTCGAAAACGATCGAGATCAGCGGGTTCGTGGACCTGGACACCGTAGATCCGATCTTCTTCGACAAGACGTACTACCTGGGGCCGAAGGGCAAGGAGTACAGCAAGGTCTACGGCCTGCTGGAGCAGGCGCTGGAGGAGTCCAGCCGGGCCGGGATCGCGACCTTCGTGATGCGCGGCCGCGAGTGCCTCCTCGCTCTGAAGGCGGAGAAGGGACTGCTGGCCGTGCACACACTGCACTGGTCGGACGAGATCCGCGACCCCCACCAGGAAATCCCCGACCTGCCCAAGACCGGCAAGGCGAGCGCGGGGGAGCTGAAAATGGCCCACCAGCTGATCGACGCCCTCGCCATCGACTGGCAGCCAAAGGAATACGACGACGTCTACCAAGAGAAGGTCGCCGCCCTCATCGAGGCCAAGCAGGCCGGCGAGACGGTCGAGAAGGCCGAACCCGCGCCGAAGGCCACCGGCGCCGTGGACCTCATGGAGGCCCTGCGCGCGTCCGTCGAACGCGCCCGCAGCCCCAAGGACACCGGCGAGAAGGCCAGCACCTCCACCACCCGCGCGAAGAGCGCCGGGAAGGGGTCGGGCGCCGCGAAGAAGCGCACCACCAGCTCTCCGGGAACCTCCCGTTCCCGGTCGCTGGAGTCGCTGACGAAGGCGGAGCTGTACGAGAAGGCCACCAAGGCCGGCATCCGCGGCCGATCCGGCATGAGCCACGACGAACTCGCCGACGCCCTCGCCCACGCCAAGAGCAGCTGA
- the tpg gene encoding telomere-protecting terminal protein Tpg, which translates to MRERFPISVRAANAVPLTTNRVASQRLHSQAQLRFGYPAPVGSTDDGRMRRLTVHLPPAYAQRLFDAQQQGTGDQELRAIVAEGLQEVYFKDGGRTDHLEVELTDIDYIDVSF; encoded by the coding sequence ATGCGTGAACGGTTCCCTATTTCCGTCCGTGCAGCGAATGCCGTGCCCCTAACAACGAATAGGGTCGCTTCACAGCGACTCCATTCACAGGCCCAGTTGCGGTTCGGGTACCCCGCACCCGTCGGCAGCACCGACGACGGCCGCATGCGACGCCTCACCGTCCACCTCCCACCCGCCTACGCACAGCGCCTGTTCGACGCCCAGCAGCAAGGAACCGGCGACCAGGAACTGCGCGCGATCGTCGCCGAAGGACTGCAAGAGGTGTACTTCAAAGACGGCGGCCGCACCGACCACCTCGAAGTCGAACTCACCGACATCGACTACATCGACGTCTCCTTCTGA
- a CDS encoding GNAT family N-acetyltransferase, whose product MKYTTVTDPVAAGRELDDLAPVYEAVFAEPPYLEGPRDVAEFLERYQREHKTPGFRLVLARDAGKLAGFAYGLPLASTTGWWSGFQDTDLPEEFTREDGHRTFGVMELAVLADRRGHGVGRALHTALLDGVTAERVTLTVRPEAPAAAWYERLGYTLIGLTRPWDGAPVYRSMIKPLRP is encoded by the coding sequence GTGAAATACACCACCGTCACCGACCCTGTCGCCGCCGGGCGGGAGCTGGACGACCTTGCCCCCGTCTATGAAGCCGTGTTCGCCGAGCCCCCATACTTGGAGGGACCGCGTGACGTCGCCGAGTTCCTGGAGCGCTACCAGCGCGAGCACAAGACGCCCGGCTTCCGGCTGGTCCTGGCCCGCGACGCCGGTAAGCTCGCCGGGTTCGCCTACGGCCTCCCCCTCGCGTCCACCACCGGATGGTGGTCCGGATTCCAGGACACCGACCTGCCCGAGGAGTTCACCCGCGAGGACGGACACCGCACCTTCGGCGTGATGGAACTCGCCGTGCTCGCCGACCGGCGCGGCCACGGCGTCGGCCGGGCCCTGCACACCGCTCTGCTCGACGGAGTCACCGCCGAGCGGGTCACCCTCACCGTCCGCCCCGAAGCGCCGGCCGCCGCCTGGTACGAGCGCCTCGGATACACGCTCATCGGCCTTACCCGGCCTTGGGATGGGGCACCCGTGTACCGATCCATGATCAAGCCACTGCGGCCCTGA
- a CDS encoding DUF6087 family protein — translation MDADGEPLAAWAERRDRRRESDRQITGRRRAEPLDPAARGRAAHLAPDAPRVLFELEEESGEWLPVGVADNAAEAAAFIHGW, via the coding sequence GTGGACGCCGACGGGGAACCGCTGGCTGCGTGGGCCGAACGCCGCGACCGCCGGCGGGAGTCCGACAGGCAGATCACCGGCCGCCGCCGAGCCGAACCCCTGGACCCGGCGGCCCGCGGCCGAGCCGCGCATCTCGCCCCCGACGCCCCCCGCGTCCTCTTCGAGCTCGAGGAGGAGTCCGGCGAGTGGCTGCCCGTCGGAGTCGCCGACAACGCTGCCGAGGCCGCAGCCTTCATCCACGGGTGGTGA